One part of the Gossypium raimondii isolate GPD5lz chromosome 1, ASM2569854v1, whole genome shotgun sequence genome encodes these proteins:
- the LOC105785924 gene encoding glycerate dehydrogenase, which produces MAKPVSIEVWNPNGKYRVISTKPMPGTRWINLLIEQDCRVEICTEKKTILSVEDIISLIGNKCDGVIGQLTEDWGETLFAALSRAGGKAFSNMAVGYNNVDVNAANKYGVAVGNTPGVLTETTAELAASLSLAAARRIVEADEFMRAGLYDGWLPHLFVGNLLKGQTVGVIGAGRIGSAYARMMVEGFKMNLIYYDLYQSTRLEKFVTAYGEFLKSNGEQPVYWKRASSMDEVLREADVISLHPVLDKTTYHLINKESLATMKKEAILVNCSRGPVIDEVALVEHLKQNPMFRVGLDVFEDEPFMKPGLAEMKNAVIVPHIASASKWTREGMATLAALNVLGKIKGYPIWGDSNRVEPFLNESVPPPAACPSIVNAKALGLPVSKL; this is translated from the exons ATGGCAAAACCAGTTTCCATTGAAGTGTGGAACCCAAATGGGAAATACAGAGTTATTAGCACCAAACCTATGCCTGGAACTCGATGGATCAACCTCTTAATCGAGCAAGATTGCCGTGTCGAa ATATGTACTGAGAAGAAAACGATTTTGTCCGTTGAGGATATCATTTCTTTGATTGGCAATAAGTGCGATGGGGTGATTGGACAG TTGACTGAAGACTGGGGGGAGACTTTATTTGCAGCTTTAAGCAGAGCAGGAGGCAAAGCATTTAGTAACATGGCTGTTGGTTACAACAATGTTGATGTTAATGCTGCCAACAAGTATGGTGTTGCTGTTGGTAACACTCCT GGTGTACTCACAGAAACAACGGCAGAGCTAGCGGCTTCTCTTTCTTTGGCAGCTGCTAGAAGAATTGTTGAAGCAGATGAGTTCATGAGGGCTGGCTTATATGATGGATGGCTCCCTCATCT GTTTGTGGGAAACTTGCTTAAAGGACAAACAGTTGGTGTAATTGGAGCTGGTCGTATTGGATCTGCATACGCCAGAATGATG GTTGAAGGATTCAAAATGAACTTAATTTACTATGATCTTTACCAATCAACACGGCTAGAGAAGTTTGTCACAG CTTATGGTGAGTTCTTGAAAAGCAATGGAGAGCAACCCGTTTACTGGAAAAGAGCATCAAGTATGGATGAGGTGCTTCGGGAGGCAGATGTG ATAAGTCTTCACCCGGTCTTGGATAAAACCACCTATCATCTGATCAACAAAGAAAGCCTTGCAACAATGAAGAAG GAAGCAATACTTGTAAACTGTAGCAGGGGCCCGGTGATTGATGAAGTAGCTCTTGTTGAGCATCTGAAGCAAAATCCTATGTTCCGAGTTGGTCTTGATGTCTTTGAG GATGAACCTTTCATGAAACCTGGGCTTGCTGAGATGAAGAATGCTGTCATCGTACCACACATTGCTTCTGCTTCCAAG TGGACTCGTGAGGGAATGGCAACGTTAGCTGCTCTAAACGTCTTG GGCAAGATCAAAGGATATCCAATTTGGGGTGATTCAAATCGCGTCGAACCATTCTTGAATGAGAGTGTTCCACCTCCTGCTGCATGTCCAAGCATCGTTAATGCGAAAGCATTAG GTTTACCTGTTTCAAAGCTATAA